In Oryza brachyantha chromosome 2, ObraRS2, whole genome shotgun sequence, a single window of DNA contains:
- the LOC102711949 gene encoding sucrose transport protein SUT5 produces MEEGRGDREKCTDGGWTAQRASNGGVVVGGNGDGDGDDAGKSLRRIVRLFFACMVAGGIQYGWALQLSLLSPYSQTLGISHSYVSLTWICGPIAGFVVQPIVGYYSDRCTMKMGRRRPFILVGCLIICISVMVIGFSADIGRHLGDTKEHCSTYNGPRWSAAMVYIVGFWFLDFANNTVQGPARAMMADLSAGRHGPNVGQSIFSLWMAIGSVVGYLSGANGKWHEWFPSLKTAACCDACANLKGAFFTAVLLIVVSMSVTMYLADEVALDKQDVGASSGSGGGGCAVFVDLFKSLKNLPPTMFRVLAVTAITWLSWFPFIQYNTDWMGREIYHGDPQGTAAAADVYDAGVREGAMGLLFCSVALGATSFAIPKLCRKLTSKVVWSISSFLVFALMAVMVVVGTVSMRGYRPSLAAGLTGPDPTLKGVALAVFALIGIPQAVLFSVPWAVASEVTAEEGGGQGLAIGVLNIAIVVPQLVIALTAGPIDGAFNKGNTPAFGVGGAFAFICGVLALIWLPKTRGVSNAAVVAGGH; encoded by the exons ATGGAGGAAGGCCGCGGCGACCGCGAGAAGTGCACGGACGGCGGGTGGACGGCGCAGCGTGCCAGTAACgggggcgtcgtcgtcggcgggaatggcgacggcgacggtgacgacgccGGCAAGAGCCTCCGGAGGATCGTGCGGCTGTTCTTCGCGTGCATGGTGGCCGGCGGCATCCAGTACGGCTGGGCGCTGCAGCTGTCCCTCCTCTCGCCCTACTCGCAG ACTCTTGGGATTTCGCACTCCTACGTCTCCCTGACCTGGATCTGCGGACCAATCGCTGGATTTGTG GTGCAACCCATCGTCGGTTACTATAGTGACAGATGCACCATGAAGATGGGCCGGAGGAGGCCCTTCATCCTCGTTGGCTGCCTCATCATCTGCATCTCT GTCATGGTCATCGGTTTCTCGGCGGACATTGGACGGCACCTCGGCGACACCAAGGAGCACTGCAG TACGTATAATGGCCCTCGCTGGTCAGCAGCCATGGTGTACATTGTTGGCTTCTGGTTCCTTGACTTCGCTAACAACACTGTTCAG GGCCCGGCTCGCGCCATGATGGCAGATTTGTCAG CGGGACGCCATGGCCCCAACGTCGGCCAGTCGATCTTCTCGCTGTGGATGGCCATCGGCAGCGTCGTCGGCTACCTGTCCGGCGCCAACGGGAAATGGCACGA GTGGTTCCCCTCGCTGAAGACCGCGGCGTGCTGCGATGCCTGCGCGAACCTCAAGGGCGCCTTCTTCACCGCCGTG CTGCTTATCGTCGTCAGCATGTCGGTGACAATGTACCTCGCCGACGAGGTGGCGCTCGACAAGCAGGACGTTGgcgcctcctccggctccggcggcggcgggtgcgcCGTGTTCGTCGACCTCTTCAAGAGCCTCAAGAACCTTCCTCCCACCATGTTCAGAGTGCTCGCCGTCACGGCCATCACCTGG CTCTCGTGGTTCCCCTTCATCCAGTACAACACCGATTGGATGGGGCGGGAGATCTACCACGGCGACCCgcagggcacggcggcggcggccgacgtgTACGACGCCGGCGTCCGCGAGGGGGCCATGGGCCTGCTCTTCTGCTCCGTCGCGCTCGGCGCCACCTCCTTCGCCATCCCCAAGCTGTGCCGCAAGCTGACGTCCAAGGTGGTCTGGTCCATCAGCAGCTTCCTCGTGTTCGCGCTCATGGCGGTGATGGTCGTCGTCGGCACGGTGTCCATGCGGGGCTACAGGCCGTCCCTTGCCGCCGGCCTCACCGGGCCGGACCCCACGCTCAAGGGCGTCGCGCTCGCCGTCTTCGCGCTCATCGGCATCCCCCAGGCC GTGCTGTTCAGTGTTCCATGGGCCGTCGCGTCTGAAGTTACTGCTGAGGAGGGTGGTGGACAAG GTCTCGCCATTGGTGTCCTCAACATTGCCATTGTCGTCCCACAG CTGGTGATCGCGCTCACCGCCGGCCCGATCGACGGCGCCTTCAACAAGGGGAACACGCCGGCGTTCGGTGTCGGCGGCGCCTTCGCCTTCATCTGTGGAGTCCTTGCGCTCATCTGGCTACCCAAGACAAGGGGTGTCTCCAATgccgctgtcgtcgccggcgggcactGA
- the LOC102704120 gene encoding NAP1-related protein 2: MTAPADKGKKAKTDADGAEENEQIDGALVLSIEKLQEIQDELEKVNEEASDKVLEVEQKYSEIRRPVYLRRSDVIQTIPDFWLTAFLSHPLLSELLTEDDQKMFKYLESVDVDDSKDVKSGYSITLTFSENPYFEDKELTKTYAFADDGTTTINATSIKWKEGMEIANGNAKKKGSKRPLVEESFFTWFTDTEHKSLADGVQDEVAEIIKEDLWPNPLKYFNNEAEELGEDEDEELSEGDEGEEDEEEEN; this comes from the exons atgacggcgccggcggacaaggggaagaagGCCAAgaccgacgccgacggcgccgaggagAACGAGCAGATCGACGGCGCCCTCGTCCTCTCCATCGAGAAGCTCCAGGAGATCCAGGACGAGCTCGAGAAG GTTAATGAAGAAGCTAGCGACAAGGTTTTGGAGGTCGAGCAGAAATACAGTGAGATTCGCAGACCTGTCTATCTTCGAAGGAGTGATGTTATCCAAACGATCCCTGACTTCTGGCTGACAGCG TTTCTGAGCCATCCTCTACTTAGTGAGCTTTTGACTGAAGATGATCAAAAG ATGTTCAAGTACTTGGAGTCTGTTGATGTGGATGATTCTAAAGATGTTAAGTCAGGCTACTCCATAACTCTT ACATTCTCTGAGAATCCATACTTCGAAGACAAAGAGCTCACGAAGACATATGCTTTTGCTGATGATGGAACAACCACAATAAATGCTACTAGCATTAAGTGGAAGGAAGGAATG GAAATTGCAAATGGAAACgccaaaaagaaaggaagcaAGCGGCCATTGGTTGAGGAAAG TTTCTTCACCTGGTTTACTGATACGGAGCACAAGAGTCTTGCTGATGGCGTGCAAGATGAG GTGGCTGAGATCATCAAGGAAGACCTGTGGCCCAATCCATTGAAGTATTTTAACAAT GAGGCGGAAGAGTTAGGAGAGGATGAAGATGAGGAG TTGTCTGAAGGCGATGAGGGTGAAGAGGATGAGGAAGAGGAAAACTGA
- the LOC102704395 gene encoding uncharacterized protein LOC102704395 isoform X3 gives MEVLGTTISKVWSCIYMTTDAKLFKAWINLENYMISYALNDYEFFFSVVQSYKPGYTAPPQVHHDETTIEISSGDWSISGNRLDLHDPRILAMAAAQHRLLEDEYDEYTATNNNAAAFCRSIFLILMALLLLRHTLTITSSDDEDDASAIFSLFLLRAAGFLLPCYIMAWAISIMQRQRQRQEEAMLLPTEVAIILHRNGRTMQFAVAPESPTAPHPEQGQ, from the exons ATGGAAGTGCTAGGGACTACCATTAGTAAAGTGTGGTCATGCATCTACATGACAACTGatgctaaactttttaaagcCTGGATCAATTTGGAGAATTACATGATTTCATATGCATTAAATG ATTATGAGTTTTTCTTCTCTGTTGTTCAGTCATACAAGCCTGGTTATACTGCCCCACCACAGGTACATCATGATGAGACTACTATAGAGATCAG CAGTGGAGATTGGTCCATCTCTGGCAATCGGCTGGATCTACATGATCCTAGAATCTTGGCTATGGCTGCTGCTCAACACCGTTTACTTGAAGATGAGTATGATGAATATACTGCAACGAACAATAATGCTGCTGCCTTTTGCCGCTCCATATTTCTGATT CTAATGGCTCTTCTACTCTTAAGGCATACACTAACCATTACTAGTAgtgatgatgaagatgatgcATCCGCTATTTTCTCg TTGTTTCTTTTGCGGGCTGCTGGATTTTTGCTGCCATGCTACATCATGGCTTGGGCTATTAGTATCATGCAACGTCAAAGACAAAGACAG GAAGAGGCAATGCTATTACCGACTGAAGTGGCGATTATACTACACCGAAATGGAAGGACAATGCAATTTGCCGTAGCACCAGAATCTCCTACCGCGCCTCATCCAGAACAAGGGCAATAG
- the LOC102704395 gene encoding uncharacterized protein LOC102704395 isoform X2 has translation MGDHVAVDVVGIMEPRAGAGEGAGEEVTEALIGMVECRICQEEDLAKNLESPCACSGSLKYAHRECVQRWCNEKGDIVCEICHVSYKPGYTAPPQVHHDETTIEISGDWSISGNRLDLHDPRILAMAAAQHRLLEDEYDEYTATNNNAAAFCRSIFLILMALLLLRHTLTITSSDDEDDASAIFSLFLLRAAGFLLPCYIMAWAISIMQRQRQRQEEAMLLPTEVAIILHRNGRTMQFAVAPESPTAPHPEQGQ, from the exons ATGGGGGATCATGTTGCGGTGGATGTTGTGGGGATCATGGAGCCCCGGGCTGGCGCCGGGGAGGGAGCGGGCGAGGAGGTAACGGAGGCGCTGATTGGGATGGTGGAATGCCGCATTTGCCAGGAGGAGGACCTGGCCAAGAACCTCGAGAGCCCCTGCGCTTGTAGCGGTAGCCTCAAG TACGCTCATAGAGAATGTGTTCAAAGATGGTGCAATGAGAAAGGAGACATAGTCTGTGAAATATGCCATGTG TCATACAAGCCTGGTTATACTGCCCCACCACAGGTACATCATGATGAGACTACTATAGAGATCAG TGGAGATTGGTCCATCTCTGGCAATCGGCTGGATCTACATGATCCTAGAATCTTGGCTATGGCTGCTGCTCAACACCGTTTACTTGAAGATGAGTATGATGAATATACTGCAACGAACAATAATGCTGCTGCCTTTTGCCGCTCCATATTTCTGATT CTAATGGCTCTTCTACTCTTAAGGCATACACTAACCATTACTAGTAgtgatgatgaagatgatgcATCCGCTATTTTCTCg TTGTTTCTTTTGCGGGCTGCTGGATTTTTGCTGCCATGCTACATCATGGCTTGGGCTATTAGTATCATGCAACGTCAAAGACAAAGACAG GAAGAGGCAATGCTATTACCGACTGAAGTGGCGATTATACTACACCGAAATGGAAGGACAATGCAATTTGCCGTAGCACCAGAATCTCCTACCGCGCCTCATCCAGAACAAGGGCAATAG
- the LOC102704395 gene encoding uncharacterized protein LOC102704395 isoform X1 produces the protein MGDHVAVDVVGIMEPRAGAGEGAGEEVTEALIGMVECRICQEEDLAKNLESPCACSGSLKYAHRECVQRWCNEKGDIVCEICHVSYKPGYTAPPQVHHDETTIEISSGDWSISGNRLDLHDPRILAMAAAQHRLLEDEYDEYTATNNNAAAFCRSIFLILMALLLLRHTLTITSSDDEDDASAIFSLFLLRAAGFLLPCYIMAWAISIMQRQRQRQEEAMLLPTEVAIILHRNGRTMQFAVAPESPTAPHPEQGQ, from the exons ATGGGGGATCATGTTGCGGTGGATGTTGTGGGGATCATGGAGCCCCGGGCTGGCGCCGGGGAGGGAGCGGGCGAGGAGGTAACGGAGGCGCTGATTGGGATGGTGGAATGCCGCATTTGCCAGGAGGAGGACCTGGCCAAGAACCTCGAGAGCCCCTGCGCTTGTAGCGGTAGCCTCAAG TACGCTCATAGAGAATGTGTTCAAAGATGGTGCAATGAGAAAGGAGACATAGTCTGTGAAATATGCCATGTG TCATACAAGCCTGGTTATACTGCCCCACCACAGGTACATCATGATGAGACTACTATAGAGATCAG CAGTGGAGATTGGTCCATCTCTGGCAATCGGCTGGATCTACATGATCCTAGAATCTTGGCTATGGCTGCTGCTCAACACCGTTTACTTGAAGATGAGTATGATGAATATACTGCAACGAACAATAATGCTGCTGCCTTTTGCCGCTCCATATTTCTGATT CTAATGGCTCTTCTACTCTTAAGGCATACACTAACCATTACTAGTAgtgatgatgaagatgatgcATCCGCTATTTTCTCg TTGTTTCTTTTGCGGGCTGCTGGATTTTTGCTGCCATGCTACATCATGGCTTGGGCTATTAGTATCATGCAACGTCAAAGACAAAGACAG GAAGAGGCAATGCTATTACCGACTGAAGTGGCGATTATACTACACCGAAATGGAAGGACAATGCAATTTGCCGTAGCACCAGAATCTCCTACCGCGCCTCATCCAGAACAAGGGCAATAG